atacataaatatataatgatcaatttaataataaaattttatgtatatataatattttttattattatattatgaagaccgttttaatttaaaaaataatctaaaaaattaacTATGATATAAGTTaactaaactaattttttattttttttaaaattcaaaaaattaaaataataagaaattattttttattgtttttgtaatagacatattttttagttaatttgtcAGAATTAGCTTCATTTATAGTTAGTTCCTAATGGaaccgattttttttttattatacaattGTGAGCCTTTCATAATGTAGTGTAGTATGTATgagttatttaatttattgattcagttttatttacaattcaattttatttctaaccATTAATAAATGTTGAATTTATTGTAGCATGACTTTTGTAGTCTTTTctgttttattataatataaaatatatatttatatataaaacttCAGCTTGACCCATATGAAATGTCTGACGAAACATTAAAATATATGTATACATTAAATTTCATGACAAATAAAttcatatgtatttttatatatagaatgcATTGTATAAAATTTTCATTACAATTATATTTTACTACTCTAACTAAATATatcctataaaatcctagaattttattcaaaaattattatcGATGATGAAACCAAAACATTTTTTAAGATTATCTATTACACATCTACTCTTAATATCTACACTTTTTATATAATGCcaaagttttatttttaaatctacgggaaaaaattaaaagtaaagatTTATATGTAAatctttttatgtaaaattaatagttaaaaattattaaataatttaatatatttaattaaattattatttaataatttttaattattaattttatataaatagaaCTGTTGGTGAGATTttaccaaaattaaaattaacatctgCAGTTCCATTTCGTAGTAATAACCaactattttctcttttttgtttgtatttgtacctttaaaaagaaaaaaaattgattttttatatatataatttgtattgattaattataaaagtttttttaaataattattcatacgattaatataaaaaataattttttatgtataaaattattttacacaaattatatatatatatatatatatatatatatatgcgcgcatatttttttaatttttatatattcataTTATAAAAGAGCTTTATACGATCCACCATTAAATcgcttaaatattttttaaaataatacatttaaaattaattatttttaatgatgtaATAATACAggattaattatttatctaaaattttttatattaataatacataGAAATTTTTGGTGACTTTTCTAATTTTTGGTGACTTAATAATGCAtagaaattaaattcatataataCTATACAACTTGTTTATTCAATAGAAAGAAGTGTTACTTTGATTTACTTCTTTTAACTGTGTTTGTATTAAAATAAACGAGGTATACAGTACAAAGAGTGAAGAAAATTTACCGGATGGAAGTCAACTAGGGGCTTGGGCATGCCGGGATCTACTTTATAGATGGCACGCGGTGGTGGTGGGATACCCGCCACGGTGGTGGTTGGCGGAGAACCAAATCTCTGCATGTTTAATTGTATTTAATTTCCTCCATATTGGTGAGTGAAGCAAAAGCACActttaattttgagttgaaatATGTGACAACATGATTTGTTTATGTATGTGTGCTCATGGTGAGATATTATATAAAAAGATTAGGATCCAAGTTTGAAAGGAGAAGACAAGTAGAATGGTTCCAAATGGGGTCATGAGTAGTTACCGTTGTTGTCAGAGGTTGTGGAAAACACGGTGTTCCTGGGGGTACTGCCTTTTGATGAGCCTGTACTCAAACAACAATAATATGCACGCCTCTTAGAGTTTAGACACAAATTAAGTGCATACAAATACCAATTATTAATCAAGAAAAGTGTTGttttaaccctaaaccctaactaaGTAATGATATGATCAAAAAGTTAAAAGTATTTTTGAAGCTGttctcaattttactattagataagatatgattaaatCAATTGAATTTCGCCCATAATTCAATGATAGAGAAAAATACAttatgtgaaaaaaaattaattttgatacattgtgatagaataaaattattttacatttggaTCTAATCATATAAtgttatattagtaaaaataattattttttacattaaacgcgtaaataattatctaaaaaaatattatataaaacatTTTACATTATTATTAATGCATGAAAACTAAACTTATATAAAAAAGtgaattttcttaaataaaaaaacaaaacattTATTATCAAGGGAAGGTAAACAACTTATATAATGCTTacataacaaattaattatcaatataaaatatatattaaaatataaaatatatattaaaaataattaaacaataaatatatatttatatataattacataaatatatcgtaactaattttttatatataaaaatgtaatatttttaaaagtgaaattatataaagtagaagagagaaagagttaCCCTTTGGTGGTGAGGGTGGTGCCAAAAAGAAGGGTCGGAAGGCCAAGGTGCAGGAGGCGGTGGCTGATGAGGTTTAGGCGGCCACATGTGCATGGTGGGATGACCCCACACATGTAAGGGTCTAAACTGGGGCGGCATTGGTGTAATTGGAGTCGGAGGAAAACCAATGGTTGGTGCAACCCAAGGGCTCACCTCTCTCTTCCCTCTCCCTCCACCATACATCTGCCTCCGTTGACTCCAACTTGCTGCTTCAGCCTCCCGAGCTAGTATATGCTTCCTATGTGATCGATATTTCTGCATTCAATTTTCCACGGTTTAGAACAATATATACCTCTTCAACAGTAACTATATATATTGTTACCTGAAGGTGGCTAGCGATGTTATGGCGGGTGAGGCAGTCAATTCCCATGATCTCTAGAATCCTTGAAGGGACTGCTTTATCAACTCCCAGCTGCTCCACTGCTTGAACAAATCGCCTGTGCAATTCTGGGGTCCAATCcacctaattttatttatttcacacaAATTAAGCATCATCAAAATTACTATATAGGACAGTTGCATTAAATTTAGATCTTCTATGACACCCTGTAACTTATGGTACCCGTGAGTGAGTACCTTCACACTCTGGGCGCGACAGTATACAGATAGAGACAGAACCTTAAAACGTTCATTAATTTCATCAACTTCATCCAAGCCTAATTACTTAATCATCTCATATCCAATGATTTCGagtcaaattaattattagttgaagAGAAAGTAATTTCAAAAGTTATTGTACTTACCTTCTTAACCTTTTTCTTGGTTTGATGAGGATTCTTTGATTGACATGATGAGGAGGATGATGGTTTTCTTCCTTTATTATCACCTTCTTTATTACTAGGGGATGGATTCACTACGATGGATCCATCCCTTTTGCTCACTATCTCCTCCCCTCGACTACTCGAGCCGGATTCCGAAGAAGCCGATTTACCACAACCATTCAAGACTAGGGATGAAGAATTGTTCGCGGCGTTGAGTGAGAAGTCGGCGAAGATGTCAGGATCCATTTCGAGATCCGGCAAGACATCTGCGTGGTTGATGCCGGCGAAGAGATCGTCGAAGTTGATGCTTTCCAACAAGTTGCCCTCGGATAATTCAGCAAAGTCGTCTTCTCCAATGATGGATAAGGTCTCCATGTCCTGTCCTTGGATTTCATCATCTCTGTTGGTCCTCAAAGGTGACACCGCAAGCATCAATCCTCTCCCCAACACACTCTCAAGTGAATGAAAgataatttgaatttgaaattgtgATGAAGAAGTAAGGAGTACTAGCTATTTAGTGCATGAAAAGTAGTTTGGAATTGAATTATTTGAAGAGTTGGAGAAGGAGAC
This region of Arachis hypogaea cultivar Tifrunner chromosome 8, arahy.Tifrunner.gnm2.J5K5, whole genome shotgun sequence genomic DNA includes:
- the LOC112707156 gene encoding transcription activator GLK1, whose protein sequence is MLAVSPLRTNRDDEIQGQDMETLSIIGEDDFAELSEGNLLESINFDDLFAGINHADVLPDLEMDPDIFADFSLNAANNSSSLVLNGCGKSASSESGSSSRGEEIVSKRDGSIVVNPSPSNKEGDNKGRKPSSSSSCQSKNPHQTKKKVKKVDWTPELHRRFVQAVEQLGVDKAVPSRILEIMGIDCLTRHNIASHLQKYRSHRKHILAREAEAASWSQRRQMYGGGRGKREVSPWVAPTIGFPPTPITPMPPQFRPLHVWGHPTMHMWPPKPHQPPPPAPWPSDPSFWHHPHHQRAHQKAVPPGTPCFPQPLTTTRFGSPPTTTVAGIPPPPRAIYKVDPGMPKPLVDFHPSKESVDAAIGDVLSKPWLPLPLGLKAPAVECVVGELQRQGIPKIPPATPVLN